The Thiorhodovibrio litoralis genome includes a window with the following:
- a CDS encoding class I SAM-dependent methyltransferase, producing the protein MTDWTAGYVADIGYTHGYYPELNPARLALPLLNAGLAPPQITHACELGFGQGLSVNIHAAASGVHWTGTDFNPSQAAFAQSLATVAGSDAQLFDDSFAELAARDDLPDFDYIGVHGIWSWISDDNRRVMVDFIRRKLSVGGVLYLSYNTLPGWAAFAPMRHLMTEHADALGAEGQGIVNRIDGAIAFAEQLLATNPLYSRANPQINERLEKMKAHNRHYLAHEYFNRDWHPMHFATLADWLAPAKLRYAGSAHLLDAIDAINLTPEQQTLLNQLPDPDFRHSVRDFMVNQQFRRDYWIKGPRRLNPLEQAEAL; encoded by the coding sequence ATGACCGACTGGACCGCCGGCTACGTCGCCGACATCGGCTACACCCACGGCTACTACCCCGAACTCAACCCCGCGCGCCTGGCGCTGCCCTTGCTCAACGCCGGCCTCGCCCCACCGCAGATCACTCACGCCTGCGAGCTCGGCTTCGGCCAGGGTCTGAGCGTCAACATCCATGCCGCCGCCTCCGGCGTGCATTGGACCGGCACCGACTTCAACCCCAGCCAAGCCGCCTTCGCTCAATCCTTGGCGACCGTCGCCGGCAGCGACGCCCAGCTGTTCGACGACAGCTTCGCTGAGCTCGCCGCCCGCGACGACCTGCCCGACTTCGACTACATCGGCGTGCATGGCATCTGGAGCTGGATCAGCGATGACAATCGCCGGGTGATGGTCGACTTCATCCGCCGCAAGCTCAGCGTCGGCGGCGTGCTTTACTTAAGCTACAACACCCTGCCCGGCTGGGCTGCCTTCGCCCCCATGCGCCACCTGATGACCGAACATGCCGACGCCCTGGGTGCCGAAGGCCAAGGCATCGTCAACCGCATCGATGGCGCCATTGCTTTTGCCGAGCAACTGCTCGCCACCAACCCCCTCTACAGCCGCGCCAACCCCCAGATCAACGAGCGGCTGGAGAAAATGAAAGCCCACAACCGCCACTACCTTGCGCACGAATACTTCAACCGCGATTGGCACCCCATGCACTTCGCCACCCTGGCCGACTGGCTCGCACCGGCCAAACTCCGCTACGCCGGCTCCGCCCACCTGCTCGATGCCATCGACGCCATCAACCTCACCCCCGAGCAACAGACCCTGCTCAACCAGCTCCCCGACCCCGACTTCCGCCACAGCGTGCGGGACTTCATGGTCAACCAACAATTTCGCCGTGATTACTGGATCAAAGGCCCGCGCCGGCTCAATCCGCTCGAACAAGCCGAGGCCCTGTGA
- a CDS encoding beta strand repeat-containing protein → MTTAIESIDGTSGDDTFNGVIEANAAAGATFNTGDSLDGKAGTDTFKLTAATNDTPIGTLASIENIQIQNLVAGPTGDLNAVNWTGVEKITAMNSGSDSQTAMVEVSNLQNNVTAGLDNVKVAVGGNDALEFTFADGKIGSTDATLNIETASSGTSTKRADIKVTTGGSDKFTTFAVNATGGESYIGLASVAGDTDPKTLTFSGAGKVDFAASTNVAFTNVTSVNASANSGGVTVDVSASTKDATITGGTGNDTLTVNLNKAISVNGGDGDDVIGIGNAALGDLTTADTLNGGGGNNILAMTAAAGDALDGASSTNLAQITNFQGVRINDDLNNTTIDISKFSGANELQIGAVTTTAAATVNGFTSGGTVTYAAGGDSTVAVNIGMTGATDPNTDDTLNVALNSDLTVAQPGNQVLLGVDGIENLAITTADRDNKDGATSSTDGTGYGLVLSTDSRVSDITATGDRALSYTATTTAKALNNIDFSGVGARTVVNLDTPVVDSGAVVKAGSEGAYIYGTNENDILTGGAKDDVILGDAGKDTLTGGAGDDYLVGGTGNDTYTGDDGKNTFAVSKLTNVNAATYVMDTITDLDFTNDTLAVTAVAAGIQNVSNNYDTYATLYEALDTAVAGDIGANRAGLFTYKSDTYLFIDGNNNTALNADDTLVKVTGYSGTFATGNMSATAGSTINGTAANDTLVGTAFNDTINGGAGDNSATGSSGDDTIILTAGGNDKVNFGTTQTQNGSDIITDFAVANDTINFNFGDGGLANNAALRGTGVTYEAANVVAGAVNPNANTGFLVNNGADSGDLTVGTQVTDLAQSDANINAGDAFYYLTDNGASTGLFLFQDLNNDGTVDAGEVGLLGTFNVADATTFVAGVFDNFA, encoded by the coding sequence TTGACTACTGCTATTGAGAGCATCGACGGTACCTCCGGGGATGATACGTTCAATGGCGTCATCGAGGCGAACGCGGCGGCTGGTGCCACCTTTAACACAGGTGACTCGCTTGATGGCAAGGCCGGCACGGATACGTTCAAGTTGACGGCAGCAACCAATGACACCCCCATTGGAACTTTGGCAAGCATTGAAAACATCCAGATTCAAAACCTGGTTGCCGGCCCGACGGGCGATTTAAACGCTGTCAACTGGACTGGCGTGGAAAAGATCACCGCGATGAACTCGGGTTCCGACTCGCAAACAGCGATGGTTGAGGTTAGTAACCTCCAGAACAACGTCACCGCGGGCCTAGATAATGTGAAGGTGGCTGTCGGTGGAAACGACGCGCTAGAGTTCACCTTTGCAGACGGTAAAATCGGTTCCACCGACGCCACGCTCAACATCGAAACCGCCAGTTCTGGTACCAGCACAAAACGCGCAGACATTAAAGTCACCACCGGTGGAAGCGATAAATTCACCACCTTCGCTGTCAATGCAACCGGCGGCGAGAGCTACATTGGGCTAGCGAGTGTCGCTGGCGACACCGATCCGAAGACCCTGACCTTCTCTGGCGCGGGAAAAGTTGATTTTGCTGCAAGCACCAACGTCGCTTTCACCAATGTGACCTCTGTTAATGCAAGCGCGAACTCGGGCGGCGTGACAGTTGATGTATCCGCTAGCACCAAGGACGCCACCATCACTGGCGGCACCGGTAACGATACCCTAACGGTGAACCTGAACAAAGCGATTAGCGTCAATGGCGGCGATGGCGATGATGTGATCGGCATTGGCAACGCTGCTCTTGGCGATCTCACCACCGCAGACACCCTCAACGGCGGTGGCGGAAATAACATCTTGGCCATGACCGCAGCGGCCGGGGACGCACTGGATGGCGCAAGCTCCACCAACCTGGCGCAGATTACGAACTTCCAGGGTGTGCGCATTAACGATGACTTGAATAACACAACCATCGACATCTCCAAGTTCTCCGGCGCCAACGAGTTGCAGATCGGGGCTGTAACGACCACGGCTGCGGCGACCGTCAATGGCTTCACCTCCGGCGGTACCGTGACCTATGCTGCCGGCGGAGACTCCACTGTTGCAGTCAACATTGGCATGACCGGCGCGACTGATCCGAATACCGACGACACCCTGAATGTTGCGCTGAACTCAGACCTAACGGTGGCTCAACCGGGTAACCAGGTGCTGCTCGGCGTCGATGGTATCGAGAATTTAGCGATCACCACGGCGGATCGTGACAACAAAGATGGTGCGACATCTTCTACAGATGGCACCGGTTACGGCCTGGTTCTTTCAACCGACAGCCGCGTTTCGGACATCACCGCCACCGGCGACCGCGCTCTGAGCTACACCGCAACAACGACTGCCAAAGCATTGAACAATATCGATTTCTCTGGTGTCGGTGCGCGCACTGTCGTGAATCTGGATACCCCCGTGGTCGATTCCGGCGCCGTAGTCAAGGCCGGTAGCGAGGGTGCCTACATCTATGGCACCAACGAAAACGACATCCTGACCGGTGGCGCTAAGGACGACGTCATTCTCGGCGACGCGGGCAAGGACACCCTGACCGGTGGCGCGGGCGACGATTACCTGGTTGGTGGTACTGGAAACGACACCTACACCGGCGATGATGGCAAAAACACCTTTGCCGTGTCGAAGCTGACCAACGTCAATGCCGCGACCTATGTGATGGACACCATCACTGATCTTGACTTCACCAACGACACCTTGGCCGTCACAGCGGTTGCGGCAGGCATCCAAAATGTCTCGAACAACTACGACACCTACGCGACCCTGTACGAAGCGCTCGACACTGCGGTTGCCGGTGACATCGGCGCTAATCGCGCGGGTCTGTTCACCTACAAGAGTGATACCTATCTGTTCATTGACGGCAACAACAACACGGCGCTCAATGCCGACGATACCTTGGTCAAAGTCACCGGGTACAGCGGCACCTTCGCGACAGGCAACATGAGCGCCACGGCTGGCTCCACCATCAATGGCACGGCAGCCAATGACACCTTGGTGGGTACCGCGTTTAATGACACCATCAACGGTGGGGCGGGTGACAATAGTGCCACCGGTAGTTCGGGCGACGATACGATCATTCTCACTGCCGGCGGCAATGACAAAGTAAATTTCGGGACAACTCAGACTCAAAATGGCTCAGACATCATTACCGACTTTGCTGTGGCAAACGACACCATCAACTTCAACTTTGGTGATGGTGGTCTCGCTAATAATGCAGCCTTGAGGGGAACAGGTGTAACCTATGAGGCTGCCAATGTTGTAGCCGGTGCCGTCAACCCGAACGCTAACACAGGTTTTCTTGTGAATAACGGCGCCGACTCAGGGGATCTTACGGTAGGTACGCAGGTCACGGACTTGGCACAATCTGATGCCAACATAAACGCAGGTGATGCATTCTACTACCTCACGGATAATGGAGCGAGTACAGGCCTCTTCCTATTCCAAGATCTTAATAATGACGGTACGGTCGATGCTGGAGAGGTTGGGCTGCTCGGTACATTCAATGTGGCTGATGCAACAACATTCGTTGCTGGTGTTTTCGACAATTTCGCCTAA
- a CDS encoding sulfotransferase encodes MMTKPSNQGTSDSPPSPLQQAINHQRAGRLEDAERAYQAILDSDPEQAGAHNNLGNVLRLLGRYEEARLHNARAVALAPENVLMQANYWALLERLGDVPRLREALAAAPICHPGVDLIRARLLRRDGQLKDALAALEQSDLAQIPLEDERLGMWEEIAALRGALHDRLDEPAAAFAAFEAANTAAQSRFARHGIDKAPYNAHLTRLDACLTPAWAADWQTHPAPAQSAVFLVGFPRSGTTLLDTILRSHPAVTVVEEVPCVAHAKLAALRTLKNFPADLATVDAQTLEALQLAYTTALDDALSREPSRPVVVDKLPLNLTAAVLIHRLFPDARFILALRHPCDCVLSCFMHSFAPNEAMANFLTLTDCARLYDRAMRLWVRASEVFPLRVHALRYEDLVVDFTNQVRALLDFLGLPWDDAVTRYAETAAARRHINTPSYHQVVQPLYTHAAGRWQKYRAQLAPVLPWLLPWARHWGYALTPQDETLIETAAPMPAQTFLHIGCGPKRKDQTTAGFNTDDWTEIRFDIDPAVQPDIQGSMTDMAAVESESMDALFSSHNIEHLYPHEVPVALAEFHRILKPEGFAVITCPDIQSVCALVAEDKLTEPAYQSPAGPIAPLDILYGHRPSLAQGNLYMAHKCGFTERVLIGTLQAAGFASIASRRRGAPFFDLWAVASKRVRDEPVLRALAQAHLPA; translated from the coding sequence ATGATGACCAAACCATCGAACCAAGGTACCTCTGACAGTCCGCCGTCCCCACTGCAACAGGCCATCAATCACCAACGCGCCGGACGGCTTGAAGACGCCGAGCGCGCCTATCAGGCCATTCTCGACAGCGACCCGGAACAGGCTGGCGCGCACAACAACCTCGGCAATGTGTTGCGCTTGCTCGGTCGCTATGAGGAGGCCCGACTGCACAACGCGCGTGCGGTGGCGCTAGCGCCAGAGAATGTCCTGATGCAGGCCAATTACTGGGCCCTGCTGGAGCGTCTTGGCGATGTGCCGCGCCTGCGTGAGGCGCTGGCGGCGGCGCCCATCTGCCATCCGGGCGTGGATTTGATTCGGGCGCGCTTGTTGCGCCGCGATGGCCAGCTGAAGGATGCGTTGGCCGCATTGGAACAGTCCGACTTAGCGCAGATTCCACTGGAGGATGAGCGCCTAGGGATGTGGGAAGAAATCGCCGCGCTGCGTGGGGCGCTGCATGACCGCCTGGACGAACCGGCGGCGGCCTTTGCCGCGTTTGAGGCGGCCAACACAGCCGCGCAGTCACGCTTCGCGCGCCACGGCATCGACAAGGCGCCCTACAACGCCCACCTGACGCGCCTGGATGCCTGTCTTACCCCGGCTTGGGCCGCAGACTGGCAGACGCACCCGGCCCCGGCGCAGAGCGCCGTGTTTCTGGTCGGCTTTCCCCGCTCAGGGACCACCTTGCTCGACACCATCCTGCGCAGCCATCCGGCAGTGACGGTAGTGGAGGAAGTCCCCTGCGTCGCGCACGCCAAGCTCGCCGCGCTGCGGACCCTGAAGAACTTCCCTGCTGACTTGGCCACCGTCGATGCCCAGACGCTGGAGGCGCTGCAGCTGGCCTATACAACGGCGCTGGACGACGCCCTGAGCCGGGAACCGTCACGCCCGGTGGTGGTGGATAAGCTACCGCTGAACCTCACCGCGGCAGTGCTGATCCATCGGCTGTTTCCCGACGCGCGTTTTATTCTCGCCCTGCGCCACCCGTGCGATTGCGTGCTGAGCTGCTTCATGCACTCTTTCGCGCCCAATGAGGCCATGGCGAATTTCCTCACGCTGACCGACTGCGCGCGTCTGTATGACCGGGCCATGCGCCTATGGGTGCGTGCCAGTGAGGTATTCCCCTTGCGCGTGCATGCGCTGCGCTACGAAGACCTAGTGGTGGATTTCACCAACCAGGTGCGTGCGCTGCTGGATTTTCTCGGATTGCCCTGGGATGATGCCGTCACCCGCTATGCCGAGACCGCCGCCGCGCGCAGGCACATCAACACCCCGAGCTACCACCAGGTGGTACAGCCACTCTACACCCACGCCGCCGGGCGCTGGCAGAAGTACCGCGCGCAACTGGCGCCGGTGCTACCCTGGCTGCTACCGTGGGCGCGCCACTGGGGCTATGCACTCACACCGCAGGACGAGACCCTGATCGAGACCGCCGCGCCCATGCCCGCGCAGACCTTCCTCCACATCGGCTGCGGCCCCAAGCGCAAGGACCAGACCACCGCCGGGTTCAACACCGACGACTGGACGGAGATCCGCTTCGACATCGACCCGGCGGTGCAGCCTGACATCCAGGGCAGCATGACCGACATGGCGGCAGTGGAGTCCGAGAGCATGGACGCGCTCTTCTCCAGCCATAACATCGAGCATCTCTATCCGCATGAAGTGCCGGTGGCCCTGGCCGAATTCCACCGCATCCTGAAGCCTGAGGGCTTCGCCGTCATCACCTGCCCCGACATCCAGAGCGTCTGCGCCTTGGTGGCAGAGGACAAGTTGACCGAGCCGGCCTACCAATCCCCCGCCGGCCCCATCGCCCCGCTCGATATCCTCTACGGCCACCGCCCCTCGCTCGCACAGGGCAACCTCTACATGGCCCACAAATGCGGCTTCACCGAACGGGTGCTGATCGGCACCCTGCAAGCCGCCGGGTTCGCCAGCATCGCCAGCCGTCGGCGCGGCGCGCCCTTTTTTGACCTCTGGGCGGTGGCGAGCAAACGCGTTCGAGACGAGCCGGTATTGCGCGCCCTCGCGCAAGCCCATCTGCCGGCATAA
- a CDS encoding DUF3987 domain-containing protein, which yields MLALRYSLARAFERAIGAENEEHIFVTFDDRKSESESKRPELVSSQRGTLLTQWDMLDTLNRQGAGVFVMLNRGTGKIAKDRIVTGIRAVFADFDPPETAACPATFPLKPSLIVTTSPARHHVYWRAHDVPVSEFPLLQLAIFNRFNSDRSVHNPARLARLPGFYHQKDPMNPFLVHIQQSSDVAYDVETLNHAFPSATPPLASGASGHTTSRQAHRSDEWLQSMLAGEDLHDSALRLVGRFVAQGLDNATIHTLFAIWEPRLREVRDPQRVAELYQGGELARMIRGARQKDFARVSSEDEQDYVAPLPSVDPAIYHGIIGEYAHAATAGREINPIASALAALSWLSAQIGRDLYVPIGDMDHPLLLFTLHIGRSSLAAKNEATALLKKVHPKLLALGLGSDYETRGVSTPEGLIYRLRDGDGEDDPGVEDKRLWLVISEFAQLLGVSQRTGNPLTEMLRDLFDGHSQGPLTKNARYQCTDPHVSIHAAITPDELHKVLRAVDLYNGFLNRFLLSFSERVCLQPLPPPTDPKVVDEIADRFGSVLHWAKGGYPTAKHTRAMTLTPRAEARWREAYVELARPSEDEPLASLLARRAPIARRVAANYAAADRALKVDLPHLEAALAWAEHHRQTAEFVFGGDVKNRESEALQRNRKMQLLAFLREQSPAGVLRSDITTKCFSNHIRKNDLDKLLGRLLADRQIERLTVPHHGAAKKTLTSYRFIGD from the coding sequence TTGCTCGCCCTTCGGTATTCGCTCGCACGCGCGTTTGAACGCGCGATTGGAGCCGAGAATGAAGAGCACATCTTCGTGACATTCGACGACAGAAAAAGCGAATCAGAATCAAAACGACCAGAACTGGTGTCATCGCAACGCGGCACGCTCTTGACTCAGTGGGATATGCTCGACACCCTTAACCGGCAGGGAGCTGGCGTGTTTGTAATGCTTAACCGTGGCACTGGCAAGATCGCCAAGGATCGCATTGTCACAGGGATTCGCGCTGTGTTTGCGGACTTTGACCCCCCTGAAACGGCTGCGTGCCCTGCGACATTTCCCCTGAAACCAAGCCTGATCGTCACCACGAGTCCTGCGCGTCACCATGTCTATTGGCGGGCGCACGATGTCCCGGTCAGCGAATTTCCGCTTCTGCAGTTGGCGATTTTCAATCGCTTTAACAGCGATCGGAGCGTGCATAACCCGGCGAGGCTGGCGAGACTCCCCGGCTTTTACCATCAAAAAGACCCGATGAACCCGTTCCTGGTGCACATCCAGCAGAGCAGTGATGTCGCCTACGATGTTGAGACGCTCAACCACGCCTTTCCCTCTGCCACACCGCCCTTGGCATCCGGAGCATCTGGTCATACCACATCAAGACAGGCGCATCGCTCTGACGAATGGCTCCAATCCATGCTGGCTGGCGAGGATCTGCATGACAGCGCTTTACGCCTCGTCGGTCGATTTGTCGCGCAAGGTCTTGACAACGCGACGATTCACACCCTTTTCGCGATATGGGAACCGCGACTGAGGGAAGTCCGCGATCCGCAACGCGTGGCTGAGTTGTACCAGGGTGGCGAACTCGCCCGGATGATTCGCGGCGCGCGCCAGAAAGACTTTGCCCGCGTCAGTTCCGAGGATGAGCAGGATTACGTCGCCCCACTGCCGAGTGTCGATCCTGCAATCTACCACGGGATTATCGGCGAGTACGCCCACGCAGCGACCGCCGGCCGGGAAATCAATCCGATTGCCTCGGCGCTCGCTGCGCTCAGCTGGCTGTCTGCCCAAATTGGCCGCGATCTGTATGTTCCCATCGGTGACATGGATCACCCACTGCTGCTGTTCACCCTCCACATCGGACGGTCCTCCTTGGCGGCGAAGAATGAAGCAACCGCGCTGTTAAAAAAGGTCCATCCAAAACTTCTTGCACTGGGCCTGGGCAGCGATTATGAAACGCGGGGAGTCAGCACACCAGAAGGGCTGATTTACCGTCTGCGCGATGGTGATGGCGAAGATGACCCCGGCGTTGAGGATAAGCGCCTGTGGCTGGTGATCTCGGAGTTCGCTCAATTGCTCGGCGTCAGTCAACGCACCGGCAATCCGCTGACGGAGATGCTGCGTGATCTGTTTGACGGCCATTCGCAGGGGCCGCTAACAAAGAATGCACGCTATCAATGCACTGATCCGCATGTGTCAATTCACGCGGCAATCACCCCGGATGAGCTGCACAAGGTATTGCGCGCCGTGGATCTGTACAACGGGTTCCTCAATCGCTTCTTGCTGAGCTTTTCCGAACGGGTCTGCCTGCAGCCGTTGCCGCCCCCGACCGACCCCAAGGTTGTCGATGAAATTGCCGACCGCTTTGGTTCAGTGCTGCACTGGGCCAAAGGCGGCTATCCGACGGCAAAGCACACGCGCGCAATGACATTAACGCCCCGCGCCGAGGCGCGCTGGCGCGAGGCCTACGTCGAACTGGCCCGACCGAGCGAGGATGAGCCGCTGGCGTCGCTGTTGGCGCGCCGCGCGCCCATCGCACGGCGCGTGGCAGCGAATTACGCCGCGGCAGATCGCGCTCTGAAGGTGGATCTACCCCACCTGGAAGCTGCATTGGCTTGGGCTGAGCATCATCGCCAAACGGCTGAATTCGTCTTTGGCGGGGATGTCAAAAACCGCGAAAGCGAAGCCCTGCAGCGCAATCGGAAAATGCAGCTGCTGGCGTTTCTCAGAGAGCAATCACCGGCGGGCGTGCTTCGCTCAGACATTACGACAAAGTGCTTTAGTAACCACATACGCAAGAACGATCTCGATAAGTTGTTAGGCCGCTTGCTGGCGGATCGGCAGATCGAACGGCTAACTGTCCCCCATCACGGCGCCGCGAAGAAAACGCTGACCAGCTATCGGTTCATCGGTGATTGA
- a CDS encoding helix-turn-helix transcriptional regulator, whose protein sequence is MDTRGTLNDYAPLADSEGRDGEDFRWRLRWACERVGGVVALAEEAGMQPPVLRRWLKGESEPSRLRLLSLARSAEVAEDWLVGGVGWHFPYRWSTTAQAQGLAEPEAFRQRIALLAKRLGTMVELGRVIGRPESTIRGWVHGPAEPTREMLVRLALGANVRLQWLLVGHEPITFDTNDPEVCALDRRIHAGRYDPLRSWDEGQVEAGLAARQIAAWRAHPDQQNQFDRRRKKRRSAPDVVAVAGVQQAGESGQSDPSTGALDHTPALVGSTADASAGGPHLATSRPRNADSNLSEAVTLQRVKGMVLEALQRADIGDQRPEDRTWLYETCINLLSEIGGGARCQERLARECATEVLMTLSRMLLKRERCDECKKNQP, encoded by the coding sequence ATGGACACGCGTGGCACGCTCAACGATTACGCGCCCTTGGCTGACAGCGAAGGACGCGACGGCGAGGACTTCCGCTGGCGGCTGCGCTGGGCCTGCGAGCGGGTGGGGGGCGTGGTGGCGTTGGCAGAGGAGGCGGGAATGCAGCCCCCGGTGCTTCGCCGTTGGCTTAAGGGCGAAAGTGAGCCAAGTCGCTTGCGGTTGTTATCACTCGCGCGCAGTGCGGAAGTCGCCGAAGACTGGCTGGTCGGGGGAGTGGGCTGGCATTTTCCTTATCGCTGGAGCACAACAGCGCAGGCGCAGGGGCTTGCCGAGCCGGAGGCCTTCCGCCAGCGGATCGCGCTGCTTGCGAAACGGTTGGGCACCATGGTCGAACTCGGGCGAGTGATTGGGCGGCCGGAATCGACCATCCGTGGCTGGGTGCACGGGCCCGCGGAACCCACGCGAGAGATGTTGGTGAGGCTCGCGCTGGGTGCAAATGTTCGCCTGCAGTGGCTGTTAGTGGGCCATGAGCCGATCACCTTCGATACCAATGACCCGGAGGTCTGCGCATTGGACCGACGGATACACGCGGGCCGTTATGATCCACTGCGGAGCTGGGACGAGGGTCAGGTCGAGGCCGGGCTGGCTGCCAGACAAATCGCCGCCTGGCGCGCGCACCCCGATCAACAGAACCAATTTGATCGCCGCCGAAAAAAGCGCCGATCCGCACCAGACGTGGTGGCGGTAGCTGGGGTGCAACAGGCAGGGGAGTCAGGACAATCCGATCCATCGACAGGCGCACTTGATCACACACCGGCGTTGGTGGGCAGCACGGCAGACGCTTCGGCAGGGGGGCCTCATCTGGCGACGAGTCGGCCGCGAAACGCTGATTCCAATCTAAGCGAGGCCGTTACCCTGCAGCGCGTCAAAGGCATGGTCTTGGAAGCGCTGCAACGCGCTGATATTGGGGATCAGCGCCCGGAGGATCGAACCTGGTTGTATGAAACCTGCATTAACCTCTTAAGCGAAATCGGTGGCGGCGCGCGCTGCCAAGAGCGACTCGCAAGAGAGTGCGCCACCGAGGTATTGATGACACTCAGCAGGATGCTGTTGAAACGCGAGCGATGTGACGAATGCAAGAAAAATCAGCCATGA
- a CDS encoding site-specific integrase has translation MGRSKTNYHDVEVTGLMLEVRGPRRQNRTWYLRYRYNGRQHQRRLGKGDHMDYDQACEAAEQILETIAAGRDPSMADATPPTTFRDFAINAYLQHVMLSKVSWKTDESLIRNHLIPHFGDKPLAAITRQDIADLARKRLEEKAAPGSVDRLLVLLRYQFNLAIRWGTPGVDENPAKLVPLLRKDNRRDRYLSQEEMDRLFRELEKSEAPVLRYIVAFLLLTGARKNEVLQARWEDFDFETGLWRIPLTKRQERRFVPLSDGAMALLSEVPRYPHVPWVFPNPATERPFRQIYYGWDTVRRRAGLPDVRIHDLRHSFASMLINAGRSLYEVQQLLGHTQIKTTQRYAHLAPDTLRAATSTAAQVMSDVLASMKKPAHENRALVQS, from the coding sequence TTGGGCCGCAGCAAGACGAATTACCACGATGTGGAAGTCACTGGCCTGATGCTCGAGGTCAGGGGGCCCAGGCGCCAAAACCGCACATGGTATCTACGCTATCGCTACAACGGCCGCCAACACCAGCGGCGCTTGGGCAAGGGCGATCACATGGATTATGACCAAGCGTGCGAGGCGGCGGAGCAGATATTGGAGACGATCGCCGCTGGCCGCGATCCTTCCATGGCGGATGCCACCCCACCCACAACCTTTCGGGACTTTGCGATTAACGCGTATCTCCAACACGTGATGCTTTCGAAAGTATCGTGGAAAACGGACGAATCGCTGATCCGGAATCATCTCATACCGCATTTCGGCGATAAACCCCTGGCTGCGATCACCCGACAAGATATCGCTGATCTCGCAAGAAAACGCCTGGAAGAGAAGGCCGCACCGGGTTCTGTTGATCGCCTGCTGGTGTTGCTTCGCTATCAATTCAACCTGGCGATCAGGTGGGGCACGCCGGGCGTGGATGAAAACCCGGCTAAATTAGTGCCATTATTGCGAAAAGACAATCGGCGCGACCGTTATCTCAGCCAGGAGGAAATGGATCGACTGTTCCGGGAACTCGAGAAGAGTGAAGCGCCGGTCCTGCGCTACATCGTGGCGTTCTTGCTGCTCACCGGAGCCCGAAAAAATGAGGTGTTGCAGGCACGCTGGGAGGATTTCGATTTCGAAACGGGCCTTTGGCGGATACCGCTCACAAAGCGCCAAGAGCGTCGCTTTGTGCCGCTGTCAGACGGTGCCATGGCGTTGCTTTCGGAAGTTCCACGTTACCCGCACGTACCCTGGGTGTTTCCCAACCCGGCAACCGAGCGCCCGTTTCGACAAATCTATTATGGCTGGGACACAGTTAGAAGGCGCGCAGGTCTTCCGGATGTTCGCATACACGATCTCCGTCATAGCTTTGCGTCGATGCTGATCAATGCTGGGCGCTCACTCTACGAAGTCCAGCAGCTGCTGGGGCACACGCAGATCAAAACCACGCAGCGTTATGCGCATTTAGCGCCAGACACCCTGCGCGCGGCGACCAGTACGGCCGCTCAGGTCATGTCGGATGTCCTTGCTTCCATGAAAAAACCAGCCCACGAAAACCGTGCGCTGGTGCAATCCTAA